Sequence from the Xiphophorus couchianus chromosome 23, X_couchianus-1.0, whole genome shotgun sequence genome:
tatgataaTATTCTACTCTGTATGTGGACAATAAGGAACAGAAAGAGATCTTTCCTGATTTTTATCCAGATCTGACTAATattcagcaaaacattttatgaaagtgAGTTGTGATCTGAATTTGTGGACTTTTGGCTCCTTTTTGGTACTTTTTTGGGTTGAAACACTAAAGTGGCATTATCGTTCTCTATTGtgatgtttcttcttttgtacCGAAGTGTTTTTTCTAAGAGGGTGAGATTTAGAGCTTTTTCAAAtattggtcttttttttatttcttcaaaattctGTATGTTCGATTTAAAGCTGAAGATCAGGATCACAACAAATCTAAGGATGAAtccaaatcaacaaaataattgcttaaccagaaacaaaacaaactgaggaATGACTACCTAAGAGGTCAGATCCTAATTTTAACCTTTGGGGTCTCCTGGAGGGATGCGAACAATTAATGTCCACTCAATCTGAAAGATTTGGAGAAAGAACTGagcaaattttacaaaattaagaTGTATTTTACTAACAGACTGCTTCAGGGTATTTGTAAAAATagaggttgaaaaaaaaaacatttaccatgAATTTTACTTCTTAATCAGGGTGTGAACACTTTGCAGATCCACATTACATGAGTCCGCACGAATGCTTGTCGGGGCCAGAATGAAGAACTGTGTATCAACAGTACCTACTGTGGAGCCACACTGGCAGAGATTAGAGGGCCATCATGAAGGAGCCACAGAGGGTGAAGATAGCCAGGAGCTGCACGGATAAAGGTTGacgagaagaaagaaaaagagaatctGGTATAAAAAAGGAGGGTGAGGggatattgataaaaagaaagcaagtaGAGAAGCAAAATCACCTCTGACTCGACCTGAGGAGGTTCAGGAAAAAGCCAGAGATCCAATTAAAACCCCACTCGGTCAGTCAGTGTCGGTGCTGACACAGCCGTTCCAGCCGCTGCCAGGTGCCGGACAGCCACTGGAAAGGTATGGCAGATGCACGGTGTAAATTACGCAAGATGTCATATTTGGTTATGATGatgcataaaagcaaaaaacctGGTGTGACAAAGCAGCCCACCCTCTGGTCCACAGCTGGGTTCCTCATCATGTTCAACCCAAAAGCAACGTGGGAGGAGTGGGAGGCTTACCCTGTCACAATTCAGTGAATgccaaagtgaaaaaaaaaaagatttatttatatcaaCCTGATGTATACCCCATCCAAAATGGCGCCTGCTCTTGTTGCTAGGCAgagcacaaaaataaagatggcgGTGGGCAAGTGGCAAACTGGGGAGTGCAGGGTCTAATCAGTGATGATTACTGGGGGGAAGGGTGTGGTGGGGTTCAGTGTTTATGGAATATTACCACAGCTTGGTCTGAATGTACAGCACAGCGGTTAAGTACTGCGCTAGACATTTACGCTTGGCactgcggcggcggcggcggcgtcCTCGTACCCCGCTAGAACATATTGTTCTAACAAATACATCTTTTGacttaaatatttctgtgaacACTTGGATTATTTGTAGAATTACAGAAGGAAAGGGAAGGGCATAGCAGATGAGAGGTAAGATTTAAAAATCTCAACATCGCTTTAAAACTCCTCGCTTTATCTTAACACCTAAAGCATTTGATGCAACTCTCACTGTGGTTGCGTTCTTTAGAAAGTTTATCGCACAAATTCTAGTAATCTGTCCATTAAAGCAAATGGATCAAAGCTGGAAAAGTTTGGCCCACTTTGCTTAAAGACAGAAAGACCTctccatttaaatatttcaaaccaaGCACTTGAGATGATCCTTTAAGACTTAGAAAATATTCAGctacattaatattaatatttcatcacATTAAGTAGCTCTCAAACAGCAATGCTAAGACACTGCTAATTacgaaaaagtaaaataaagcagtGCAAACTGCTTGGTGTCATACAGAAATTGAAACTGTTGAGGGATGTTGAGGGATTTGCAAAATGCACGttcaaaaatatctgaatcTCCCAAATGATGCATCCTCATGGGTAACATACACACGACACAGAATACATAAACAAGTTAATCACAGATTGCATCTGAAGACATCTGCAAATACTGTacacatttacagtaaacatacatttttcagctttttactAAGACATGAAACAGAtaatcagatatttattttttcattctttataTTGTGGCAAAAATTATGCATTTCTTGAAATGCTTTTGTTCTGACCTTGAAATAGTATACAGAATGAAATCACTAGAGGGTCAAAAATGCAGCCTTGTACCAGTAAGAACACTCGTTTTCATGATCATCCAAATATCTAATGAAAATCTTGATGAACAGAAAAAACTTTGATGTTAGTTAGCTGAAAGATCACTGAGACCATCATGTCCTGCCAATATGATTCCCCAGCAAACGTCAAATGACTCAACATGACCTAATTTATGTCTACAAGTTTGAATTTAAGTTGTGTACTACCAAAAATATGGATAGCATGCATGGAAAATGGtcagaaatcatttttagagtgaaagatttatttttatgtcttttcatTCATCATCAAGACGTCCCATACTGTACTTTCAGCTTGCCTCTTGGCTTTCAACTGCATTCCTTTTGACATCTTTAGACAAAGATGTGTTTTATAACACATGAATCAGGGAGTGTGAACCGGGAACAATAACTCGCTGAAGATAAGTTCAGCCTTTGCACCAAGACTAGATTGCAAAAGTGAACTCAAAgtctgaagacaaaaaaaaaagacaggcgTCGAAAAGAGAGATCTGTTCGGCTCATTCCTGCGAAATAATGAGCTGTTTGTTGACATTTGCATTCCAGAAGGTACAAAAACTAAGGAACGTGAACAAATGTGTCAGTGAAACTGTACTGGAGGCAATTATTTCACcattaagcagaaaaaaaaaatctaacaaagcAAAACCAACATCTTTGTTCGAAAGCTGTTTCTTTAACCAAGACTTTTCCAACATGAGTTATATTTGCCTTCAATGAATGTTGAGATGGGttgaaaaattagaaaacacaacatgaaaCCAGTAGTTTTGATTAATTATATAACAGATATATGAACATTAAGGCAAGCTGTTACCAGGACGCTCTCATAGTACAAGATAATGTAATTGTgtatattaaattaaatccaattcagtttatttgtatagcatcAATTTACGTCAAATGTCATGTCAGAGAACTGAACAAGGCAAACAGACATAATGAAATAAAGGAGTACAAACTGCttggtttatatatatatatatatatatatatatatatatatatatatatatatatatatatataaagggcAGCCCTCACAGATGCATTTATCAGTCTCATTTAACTCTGAtaaatttttctgccatatGTATATTAAGAACTGTAGGAGGGCTTCACACTGAATTCCAAATCTTCACACAGGACATGGATAATTTGTACCCAGAGAAAAGTTTGCATCTTTGTTGAAAATTATTTGATGAGGGTATATCACACATATCTGATCAAAGAGAATATAGacactttaataaaatataagataCATAATCAATTATACAGTATGCCTATGTACAGCAGGAATGTATTCTAATGAaacgttttttttccccattaacaCGAACACTGTGGTTTTACTCACTTTGcacagaaatgtgaaataaacacATATTACAGAGCACGAATGTTTCATGGGAAAAAAGGAGCGAGAATGTTGAACATAATCAAGGGTAagggaaaggaaaaaataatgagCCTGCCGGTATATTAATTAAAGTCAAATCATGCTGCAGGCCCACCAAGCAGGCCTGTTAGATCTCAAAATTTAACCTAAGTAAAGATCATCCAGATAATGATTCAACCTGCGATATACATAGAGTCATGAATAATATTTCTATTCATCCCGACATACATTAAACCTAGTTTACATTCAACAAAGACCCCTACTGTGAGGGCtacattcagatttatttttttactttcctgtAAGAGATTTTAGGTTCAGAATGCGTAATGCGCtgataattatatatataaaaaacttacattaaaaaaacaatcattttcttttcatttttaagacggaccgacatttttatttaagttatgCAACGCGTATGCGCTCCTAAAGCACACTGTGGAGATGTAAGGGCGAGCGGAGAACAATAAGAACGACAACAACTGGGCCATATTTCGCAATGCAAAATTCAAAAGGACTTTTCAGAAACTATTTCATACAGTTTTCACAAAAGTACACAGAGTAAAAGAGAAACAGCTGTTTGGGTTTTAGGCTACAACATTGAAACAGAGGCACAGTTTGCGTCCAGGCCCTCAGAGGGAGGGGATGTTGTTGCACTGCTTTGGTGGGAATGTGTCCACGCCACTGTGGCATGTGTACCATCCGTTCACGATGCTCTTCTGAAAGGGAGAAGCCGAAGAGAAAGTCCGTGAGGTCTGGGCAAAAGCGTGACCAGTCTGGCCGCAGGGGTACTGGGAAGACTGGGACCTATAGCTGCCCCTCTGCAGCAATAAAGGGTCCAAGAGGGGCTGCGACCTGTGCGCGGAGTAGTCCAAACTGCTGTCAAACGCGTGATGGAAGCGTGACCTCGGGATCGACTCGTCCCGGCTCTCAGGGGACAGGGGGACATCCTGAGTGGAGGTGGGGGCTTGAGGGGGGCTGATCTGGCCAACGTCCGACGCTCGGGCCGCCCTGCCCTCCGCAGCATGACCCCCGTCACCGGGAGGCGCGTCGCCGCCTTTGGCGACGTGCTCCTTGGTGCAGTGAAGCTTCATGTGCTTCCGCAGAGAACTCGGGTGGGTGTAGCACTTGTCACAGCCCCTGACCTTGCACATGTAGGGTTTATCACTGGAGTGGACGTGGGAGTGCTTCTTTCTGTCGCTGCTGTTCGCGAATCTCCGGTTGCAGCCCTCAAACTCGCATTTAAACGGTTTTTCACCTAAACGTGCAGAGACAGAAACGGGGACGAGTTATGAAAGCGCATGCAGGCCTGAACATTCAACCGTCATATGGCACACAACCCCAAAATGCTGCACAGAGATGGAGAATTGACGGAAGGGCGGATCTTCCGTCAATAACGGGTCCCACCATCCATACGGATCCCTGAATGTGACACGTATAAGGCTCACATTAAGGCTCTGGGTTGAAATacagttaaatatatatatatatatatatatatatatatatatatatatatatatatatatatatatatatatagtatatgaAACTTGTAATACATGTTGAGCATTGGTTAACAGTTTTCCTTGCTTTCTATCACTTCCTATTGAAACATGTAATACATTTTTGCCTCGTTGCCATTCTGTTTGAACAAATTAATCACTTCAGTGTTAACTGCACAACATCTCTCTGCAAACATCATGGCAGGGCagtttttgcatttctaaagTACACGTGCTTCATTTTCTGAATGAATTGGACTTTGTTGTGTTATAATCAGATTGGATTTAATGTACCTGAACTGAAATTATGACTGGATTGTATGGAGTCTGGTTTGACTGAATATGGCCACAGAATTGGATATAATTTGGTCCTTCCTGCATGTTGAAGTTTCTTGAGAAGACATTTGTTGTAAACTGTTGCTATATGAATAATTAACTGGAttctttatgtgttttatgATACTTTTTGTTATTACATAAAGAGCCTGATTAATATGCACACTGTACGCATGTGCAGCTGTGTGATAGCTTAACCAGTGTCACATGGGGCTCTGTTGTGCCTCTTTCTTCTGCTGttcttaataataaaacaatacacagcagaaataaaagacagCACCCAAGGAATATGTATTTAGTCcagtccttttcttttcttttttttttttttgtgagaaagcaattcactttatttatataattaaaaattaaatgcctttattttaatgtgattaGGCTGACGTGTGGAAGAAGGAATAAAATATAACTGCACGCTGATTTATTTCATATGGTTGGGtgtttggtaaaaagaaatgcCAGGTTGTGaagtttaaaaagcattttacgAGATATTTCACGGTTCGTGGTAACATATGAAATGCCCTTCAAAGGAAAAgcgagggggagaaaaaaacgGCAACgggatacatttttaaacatagcctatttttatttacagctaAAGTCAACCATTTcctcaactttttaaaatgtttttattatttcccacTACATCATGGCTACATCACAGAGCGCTGTGCTCTGTGAAgacaggaagataaaatccctgGGAGGCACAAGCAGCGTAACGGCTACGTCACAGCTCTCCGGTGTCCCggcatttatttaataatttctctGAATGAAGTGAGGGAGGCACCCAAAGCGCCAGGCCTGCTGCCTGCTGACTGCACTCGTTTGCAGCTGTCTTACTACTTCTCATCTGTGGCTCCTGCGTGGGGACTACacgtgtcttttttttttcttcttcttcttctttttctctctctcttttctcctgaGACATGCGAGTGAAAACTGACGTGGACGgcgaaaaaaatacaaataaaaccccACCGAAAATTAGAACGTTAAATCGCAAAATACGTGGCACGGGTCTAAatgaaacataataataataataataataataataataataataataataataataataataataataataataatagaaaaaagttTACTGTGAGACAGATAAAcgttaaaaatacatttttaatcaattataaatatttaaccatttaaaacgcattattattattattattattattattattattatactgaCCTGTGTGAGTCCTCTTGTGGATCTTTAGATTCTCTGATCTAGCAAAAACTTTCTCACAGCCGTGAAATGGACAGGGAAAGGGCTTCTCCCCAGTGTGGACCCTGACGTGATTCACCAGCTTGTATTTGGCTTTGAAAGGCTTCCTGTCCCTCGCACAGTTCTCCCAGTGACAAATATATTCAGAGTGCTCGGGTCCTCCGACGTGCTCCACTGTCACATGGGTGACAAGTTCATACATGGTCCCGAAGGCTCTGGAGCAGGGCAGCTTTCCCGCTCCAGCCTCTTTGCCGTCACTCCACTTGCACACCAGCTCATGCTTCACCGTCTGTTTGGAGCACCTGAGGAAGGCATCGGCTCCCCCACGCTGGATCGCCATGTTCAGGGGCTTGTAGAGACCCAGGAACTGGGTGACAATCTGCTGGCTGTTTCCCTTGGGGCTGATGGTCTGGCCGTAGGAGTGAGTCCGGGTGAGGAGGTCGCCAGGTAGACCCAGCATCATCTGACTGCCGAGGTCGCGGGACGCGTCCGTGGAGGCGTGGGCCTGCTCCTGGTAGCTGGCAAAAAAAGCGTGGCTCCTGTTGTCCCTGCAGCCAGAAAAGTCCCGGTACCTTCCCATCCCGCCATGTTGGTTGGGTCTTGGTGCCAGTTGATCAGTGACGGGTGGCATGCCGGCTCCAGAGAGATTTGCTCCAATGATAATGCCCCTAGGGCTGTGCTCTAACCCGTGACTGGGATATCCAGAGTCTGAAAAACTGGGAATCGAGTGGTCAACATATGCACTGGACCTCGTCTCGGGGTAGTCTCGCAAATTGTGCGAGGGGCAGAGTTTTAAGGAACTGCCAGTGGGGTGTCCCATGTGCTCCCCTGCCAAAGGTGGCAGCACCACGCTGGGTTCAGTATTGCTCTCCCCGGGGTTGACGCAAGAGAGAGGGCAGCCACTAAACCTCGAAAGGCTTGTCATGTTTTGTTGTGAGTTTTGCCTGTGAGTTTGCAGAAATCAACCAGTGCAAGCAGTCAGGATGCACCTAGAAACTCTGCTcccatgttgctgttttttttctctccccttgCTGTATATCATCTGCATGTGAAATTCTTGGCCGTGAACATCGCGGAAGCTGCAACCAGACTCAGTTTCGTTAGAGTTGGTGTGAGTCCCATGCCGGTTCACTTTGCCCTCTTGATTTGTGGCAATAACCGTGGTAGTAAAAAATGCTTCGAAACAGGCCATGGTGCAATATAAAAGCACAGCAGGCAAACCTGCTTTTAAAAAGGGAGCTTTGGGATTGGTTGGAATGTGCGGTGATTGACAGGCGCAGGGTTTGTTTTAAAAGGGACACGCAGGAGTTCACCGCACGACTCCGTTTTTCAAATATCGCCgagaaaatgctttgaaaagtGCCGCGGTGCTACTCCCTAATATCGCTGCCTCTTTAACTTCAGGCGCACTCTCATTACAGCCCTTCTCTAAAATCTCCACATATagcaggagagaggaggaggagggcggaGGAGGGGGGGAATGCACAGGTTAATGTTTATTAGAAATCATCTGGTAGAAGTCAAGTGATTAGGTCCAGACATgagcaaaacacaacacaatCAAAGTCTGCAGAGGCTTTTTCTTTGCCAAAACAACTACTCCTGCCTGGCAAGAACAATAGGTTTTGGTCTCTGCGTGTCCAGGCCAATTATTCTCAAGAcgtaaaaatgaaacaattgaTAGCAGTGAAAGTTACAGAGAAATACGTTTTATTTAAggtcaaatgtattttaaatgagaCTGCGTAAACAAAGCGttcaaaaaaagtatttattaaatatttaagtcaCTGCGATTTTAGAGATTTAAAATATAACTTCATTAATTAAACCATACAtacatgtgttgttttttttttttttaaatgcaagctTGAACTGCTTGGAAAAAGTTAACTGCAATGAAGCAACAAGTAGTAGAGCcgattttgttttgattctctTTTTATTAGTagtacaaatgatttttttttttttcttacagaagtGTCATTTGGGAGAACAACAGAATAGTCCGTACTACTTTATACCTTAGAGCCCAATGTAAACAATCTCTGTAAATAAAGCCTCTCTCATTAAGGCacgtaaataaattaataatcttCAAAAAGTGCACTATGCGTCCTGAAGGCTGGCATACGTGTTATTTTCCCCCCtccattttaaaagaaagtggttatttaaaatgtaaattgtcAAACGTGACAAACTCAGCGAGCTTGCATGAAAACTTTCTTAAATATACTTTGAGGTGCTGTGAGGACACCGAGTTCTCCAGTGTTGCTGTTGCTACAGTGGAGTACATTTTTCCTGTGCGTCAACtcgcttttttttcttcttctttttttttcttgacgtTGCTAAGGCTCCTCAACACTTCGGACAGCTAAGGCACATTCTTTcatcttttacttttatttaaatccacACAACGAGGCTTGGGCTCTGGGCTGTAGCTTATGTAGGTTTAAGGTGAAAGCCCCCCTTTATTTCCAAAGACTGTTGCTGGCATATTTTCTAACTCCCCCCCCCACTaaatacacaagaaaataaaacaaaacaaaaaaaatctgccctCAATTTTTCTGGGGTCTAAAGACAGCAATAAATCAAAGGGACCCACTTGACAGTAAATGCTGTAAAATAGTAAACAGGCCCAGAACTGGCCTAAATCTGCCCCAATTGTCATTGGCGGTCATGTTTGTCAACCTTTCACCTGatgcatttctgaaaataattgaGATCAGAAGGTCAACAAACTGTAGGTTTCCAATCTGCCAGTCAGCCTGCACAACAGTCTGGCAAACCTGATGACTTATGGTCTTTTCTTttcagggaaagaaaaaaatgtaggaTGTGCAAAGAGATGTTATGATTACATGAGGCTGTTTGGCTTCACCTTTGCAGTCCTAGCAGCTGTGTGTTCCTGGGCCTGtctgaaaactgatgtttttctaaagggtcaaaactctaaaaaaaaaaacaaccttctaATAATAAATATCCAGTTTAAAAATCTAAGTCTGAAAAGGTCAAAAttacttcatattttttcttaatgaaCAAAATACGATAAAAATTGATAATGAACTGAAACCATAAACCTATGTTAAACTTTTaacatgtttctgaaaaaacaatTGGAGAAATGTCATGGTTTCAAAGCTATGATAAAGAGTTTAATTTCAAGCagttaatattttcaaaagatttttttttttaaaaatgcattgtcAAATTTTTACAAAGTTGTTTATTATGCTTCTTCTTTGAATACCTTATTctcaaaacatgacaaataaataaaaaggtggCTTTTCAAATAAAGAGGTTAGATTTAGTATCATCTGAGTTTAAATATCAAAAGATTAACCGAAAGTACTCTGACACATTTCCGCaagcacaaaatatatattttttaaatattttggaaataaatttacaaattaTCTTGAACATAATTTGActaaattttattcatttattttcttgaagGCAATTTGAATTACAGTCATATAAATATCGCTTTACTAATTTAGCTTCCCTAAATGAGTCTAATATTCATGTTGATTAGTTAACAAGACAAATTACATATTACTGACCTTTGGACACAAATTATCTCTATGATTTATGTGAGTGGACAATCCTACATGTGTAACGTCCCGGTCCCGCCTGATTCTGTTACTGTGCCTCAAATTGAGCATAAAGTAGGAGCAAAACAGAATACGGTTATAACACAAGGTGAAGAAACCTAAACCTATTAATTGAAAGCACATTGAGAAAGTCTTTTCACAATTCATTAAGTTCAATATCCTTAACCTTAGTAGGTGATAAGACTTTATTATACATTATAAAAGTGTTTACGAAGccataaaacacataaacagtTATCATGCAGGTTTGTACAAAATAAACTAGAATAGATGATGCGCTTTGCGATTAATATCATTAGCtctgaaaaaaagtcaattatAACATGCTTTTAGTATTATTgcaaagattattattatttttcagaaactgATTCCAATGTCTGTTAATGTTTTGCggaaataaatgtgtgtatgtatgaGTGCAACCATTCGTGTTGAGCGGAGATATTGTAATTGATGTGGGGAAGGCAGTGCACCTTGTTGCCATCACATTATGAAATTTAGATGAATTAACAGGTTTGGGATGAGTCCATTTGGGGGACAGCTGCTCCAGTAAATCACAGCAAGAAGTCAATTAGCTCTCTCCATCAGCCATATGAAGGCAAATTCCAAGAGCAGTCACTCAGAGCCCAAGTGACTGCCTAATCTGACAATATATGGAGAActtgtttggtttttactttACTGTATACAATATTTCAAGTATTTTAGAGGatacaaaaagaggaaaattgcAGCATTTCGctacaggaaaacagaaaacacaccgCAAGGAAATGGGCTTGACGCAGATGTGATAAAGTCAAATATCGAAttgcaaaaattaaaattcttagcgttaaactgtaataaaaaaaacttcccagATAAATTTACCTGCTTAGTTTAAAAGTGCAAAGTAAATAGTAGGAGGCTATGcgtgtaaatatatatataccgCAAAGTAAAATtagatattttctgaaaaaataaacgtAACCACGcatgaaaatacagttttaaaattcctcaaaagtttaaagaaatataaaaaatttatttaaaatgtaacctGTGAGTGAAACCGAATGAAAGAGCAAAACCAGAGCCTTCAAGCTTCCATCTGTGGTGTGGAGATTTTTTGAGAAAGCAAAACTAATACTAAACTCAGTAACTCATGTTAATATTGATATACAAAATAGAACGTGTGCAGTTTTAAGTGATATTAAATAACAGCGGAACTATCTGCAGCATTTATCCCAATGACTACCCGTAGCAAAGCAGTGAATCagactatttttatttctttcactgcacctcaaagacacagaaatcatttctaatatttaaaaacttaaagcaTACATTCTACAGTAAAACGCAAACATAAGTAATTCTTAGATAAGCTTTAGTTTATCCAAAAAAAGAAGTACAGGCTACATTTAATGTTGGTCCAGTCATTATTGAGTTAACTTCAAGTCCACAAACTTGTCTACTGCACAAGTGGCCTGAGCCAGCCAAGCGTAGTATGGGATACAGGCCAGACAACAtggacaaaaaaggaaagaaaaatcccTCAACTTTTCTgctagaaaagaaaatgctgctaTATAGGCCACTTTAttttatgggggaaaaaaaacatgcatccagcttttttaattaaaaataacctttttatGTCCCAGCCTATATTGCATCTACAACAAGCATATAAATGTGAGCTGTTTACCATATAGGGTGATGGCTATGTTCTCTTTTCCAACAGCATAGGCCTACAGTCAGGGAGGGCATGCACGCCATAAAATATTCTCACATTTTAAGGTAACGCGCATGCTCTGTTGAGGGAAGATTATGTTATAACCAATGAGCTTTCCAAACGCCCAGTGAGGTAATCCCAGCAGAGatgactaaataaaacaaaattatacatacCGCAGTCCTGCTGAAAATGCATCACGTTGCATCACGCGTTGCATGTGCTAAAATTAGTCATTCATGATTTTTAATTCGGGTGTGTTTGACTGATCGTTTGCATGCAAATTGAGTTATTTTACGTAATTACATTGAATACGAGCAAACATTgagttaagattttttttttttctataaatagcat
This genomic interval carries:
- the zic6 gene encoding zic family member 6 — protein: MTSLSRFSGCPLSCVNPGESNTEPSVVLPPLAGEHMGHPTGSSLKLCPSHNLRDYPETRSSAYVDHSIPSFSDSGYPSHGLEHSPRGIIIGANLSGAGMPPVTDQLAPRPNQHGGMGRYRDFSGCRDNRSHAFFASYQEQAHASTDASRDLGSQMMLGLPGDLLTRTHSYGQTISPKGNSQQIVTQFLGLYKPLNMAIQRGGADAFLRCSKQTVKHELVCKWSDGKEAGAGKLPCSRAFGTMYELVTHVTVEHVGGPEHSEYICHWENCARDRKPFKAKYKLVNHVRVHTGEKPFPCPFHGCEKVFARSENLKIHKRTHTGEKPFKCEFEGCNRRFANSSDRKKHSHVHSSDKPYMCKVRGCDKCYTHPSSLRKHMKLHCTKEHVAKGGDAPPGDGGHAAEGRAARASDVGQISPPQAPTSTQDVPLSPESRDESIPRSRFHHAFDSSLDYSAHRSQPLLDPLLLQRGSYRSQSSQYPCGQTGHAFAQTSRTFSSASPFQKSIVNGWYTCHSGVDTFPPKQCNNIPSL